The following are encoded in a window of Penaeus vannamei isolate JL-2024 chromosome 17, ASM4276789v1, whole genome shotgun sequence genomic DNA:
- the LOC113817937 gene encoding U-scoloptoxin(01)-Cw1a-like → MKTIALVALLLGAAAAVPGLRQRRDSNSLFFELPADADLILGGINTGFECGDLPYGYYADQANSCAVFHVCLPYIDNDLYITRHFSFLCGEGTMFDQERLVCDFPENSLPCSEAANFRRSNEYFGRENVNFLEK, encoded by the exons ATGAAGACCATTGCTCTCG tCGCTTTGCTGTTGGGCGCAGCCGCTGCCGTGCCCGGCCTCCGCCAGCGTCGAGACTCCAACTCGCTCTTCTTCGAACTTCCCGCCGACGCAGATTTGATTCTTGGCGGAATCAACACGGGATTCGAATGCGGCGACCTGCCCTACGGATACTACGCCGACCAGGCTAACAGCTGCGCCGTCTTCCACGTGTGTCTGCCCTACATCGACAACGACCTCTACATCACCCGCCACTTCTCCTTCCTGTGCGGCGAAGGCACCATGTTCGACCAGGAGCGCCTCGTGTGCGACTTCCCCGAGAACTCCCTTCCCTGCTCCGAGGCCGCCAACTTCAGGAGGTCCAACGAGTACTTCGGCCGCGAGAATGTTAACTTCCTCGAAAAGTAG
- the LOC113817933 gene encoding U-scoloptoxin(01)-Cw1a — translation MKTLALVLALVSVAAADPGERQRRDSSPLFFELPADAALVLGGINTGFDCGELPFGYYADQANNCALYHVCLPYIENDIYVTRQFTFLCGEGTVFDQERLVCDFPENSISCNEATNYRRANEYFGRPVNFLE, via the exons ATGAAGACTCTTGCCCTCG TCCTTGCTCTGGTGAGCGTGGCCGCCGCCGACCCAGGCGAGCGCCAGCGCCGGGACTCCAGTCCTCTCTTCTTCGAACTCCCCGCCGACGCCGCCCTGGTCCTCGGGGGCATCAACACCGGATTCGACTGCGGGGAGCTTCCCTTCGGCTACTACGCCGACCAGGCCAACAACTGCGCCCTGTACCATGTGTGTCTGCCTTACATCGAGAACGATATTTATGTAACCCGCCAATTCACCTTCCTGTGTGGCGAGGGCACCGTTTTCGACCAGGAGCGCCTCGTGTGCGACTTCCCCGAGAACTCAATCTCCTGCAACGAGGCCACAAACTACAGGCGAGCCAACGAGTACTTCGGTCGTCCTGTCAATTTCCTTGAGTAA
- the LOC113817931 gene encoding U-scoloptoxin(01)-Cw1a, which produces MKTLALICLFLGVATAVPGLRQRRDSNSLFFELPADADLILGGINTGFECGDLPYGYYADQANSCAVFHVCLPYIDNDLYITRHFSFLCGEGTMFDQERLVCDFPENSLPCSEAANFRRSNEYFGRENVNFLEK; this is translated from the exons ATGAAGACGCTGGCTCTTA TCTGCTTGTTCCTGGGCGTGGCTACCGCCGTGCCCGGTCTCCGCCAGCGTCGAGACTCCAACTCGCTCTTCTTCGAACTTCCCGCCGACGCAGATTTGATTCTTGGCGGAATCAACACGGGATTCGAATGCGGCGACCTGCCCTACGGATACTACGCCGACCAGGCTAACAGCTGCGCCGTCTTCCACGTGTGTCTGCCCTACATCGACAACGACCTCTACATCACCCGCCACTTCTCCTTCCTGTGCGGCGAAGGCACCATGTTCGACCAGGAGCGCCTCGTGTGCGACTTCCCCGAGAACTCCCTTCCCTGCTCCGAGGCCGCCAACTTCAGGAGGTCCAACGAGTACTTCGGCCGCGAGAATGTTAACTTCCTCGAAAAGTAG